A section of the Mycobacterium sp. 3519A genome encodes:
- a CDS encoding ester cyclase — translation MSTIKDTAERFFEACETGKGWSGCEPYCHPDATFEAQTDALADVTTLQAYTEWMKGLMAILPDGNAEVRSFAVDEDRNNVAVFGVFRGTHTGDGGPVPPTGKSAEADYVYVMDFDGDKIRHMTKIWNDGITMRQLGWT, via the coding sequence ATGAGCACCATCAAAGACACCGCCGAACGATTCTTCGAGGCGTGTGAAACCGGAAAGGGTTGGTCGGGGTGTGAGCCCTATTGCCATCCCGATGCGACATTCGAGGCGCAGACCGACGCGCTGGCTGACGTGACGACGCTGCAGGCCTACACCGAGTGGATGAAGGGGCTGATGGCGATCCTTCCCGATGGCAACGCCGAGGTGCGGTCGTTCGCTGTCGACGAGGACCGCAACAACGTCGCCGTGTTCGGCGTGTTCCGCGGCACGCATACCGGCGATGGTGGACCGGTGCCGCCGACAGGTAAGTCCGCTGAAGCCGATTACGTCTACGTGATGGACTTCGACGGCGACAAGATCCGGCACATGACGAAGATCTGGAACGACGGCATCACGATGCGCCAACTCGGCTGGACGTAG